From the Pungitius pungitius chromosome 6, fPunPun2.1, whole genome shotgun sequence genome, one window contains:
- the LOC119196383 gene encoding voltage-dependent calcium channel subunit alpha-2/delta-1 isoform X2, protein MDTYRVGAWVFLVLLWQDGYLASEFPTQLMIKVWVEQMQKELVTLADSATPGQSLTQIFLKNQHLYTVEQNDAEELVARAARKIEQLLRKRSAALEKLATAAEKLQMEHMWKDDFEGDEISYYNAKDNLDANETEGRKYRIRPDFKEDPSFKRLTDYNHTAVHIPTDIYDGSTIVLNELDWSEALEEVFRKNREDDPTLLWQVYGSATGLARYYPASPWMDSRKTLSKIDLYDVRRRPWYIQGAASPKDMLILVDASGSVSGLTLKLIRTSVSEMLETLSDDDYVNVVYFNTRVKKTACFEHLVQANVRNKKLLKDAVQNITAKGITNYTKGFEFAFEQLSTTNVSRANCNKIIMLFTDGGEERAQAILEKYNAEKKVRIFTFSVGQHNYDKGPIQWMACSNKGYFYEIPSIGAIRINTQEYLDVLGRPMVLADKQAKQVQWTNVYLDALELGLVITGTLPVFNKTKTIDDRNGEHQNQLILGVMGIDVSLNDIKKLTPRFTIGPNGYYFAIDPNGYVLLHPNLLPKNPKFQEPVTLDFLDAELENDLKVETRRMMIDGETGERTIDTLVKTQDERYIDRGVRTYTFAPVNGTDYSLALALPRYSEHFIQAKLGDDLKRAMCEYTMETIQQERFDEFGYTYIAPREYCKELKLSPNNTEFLLDFSQYIDSSTPDACNMSLVNRLILDAGLTAELVKLWNEQTVEGIVSRFVATDGGITRVYPRSAGEEWTENPETYESSFYKRTLDNKIYIFTAPSFSSEGREPVAESGILVSKAVELTIDEVTIKPAVVGVKLNVSFWMSIFMNATLKLNCKDEICGCLRNDKHVDCVILDDGGFLLMSNHDEYITLIGQFFGEVDPVLMINLVNTSLYSFNKTYDYQSICDPEKDGKAAAGPRSVYVPTIADMLSIGWWASSAAWSILQQLFFGLVFPNLLEAAESAEDDIPDAMFKESCITEQTQYFFDNNETSYSGVLDCGNCSRMYRAEKLPKTNLVFLIADAKATCLSCDPRPLRQAEQPSEGPDPCELAQNPRYRKGPDVCFDNNEDDKPLCPISGCSTLSPTPLLLLFLVLSSGLVPLHCFMQTPFEFYDGQSVCR, encoded by the exons GATAAAGGTATGGGTTGAACAGATGCAGAAAGAGCTTGTGACCCTGGCAGACTCGGCTACACCTGGACAAAGCCTCACTCAG ATTTTTCTAAAAAACCAACACCTGTACACTGTGGAGCAAAATGACGCAGAGGAGCTTGTGGCAAGAGCAGCCCGGAAAATTGAACAGCTGCTGCGGAAGAGGTCTGCTGCCTTGGAG AAATTGGCCACAGCTGCGGAGAAGCTACAGATGGAGCATATGTGGAAAGACGACTTTGAG GGTGATGAAATCTCTTACTACAACGCAAAGGACAAT cTGGATGCAAATGAGACGGAGGGAAGAAAATATAGGATCCGGCCGGATTTTAAAGAGGATCCATCGTTTAAACGTTTGACTGACTACAACCACACGGCTGTCCACATCCCCACTGACATCTATGATGGct ccACCATTGTGCTAAATGAACTGGACTGGTCGGAGGCATTAGAGGAGGTGTTTAGAAAGAACAGAGAGGACGACCCGACTCTGCTCTGGCAGGTGTATGGCAGCGCTACGGGGCTAGCTCGCTACTATCCAG CTTCTCCCTGGATGGATTCTCGCAAGACCCTGAGTAAAATTGATCTTTATGATGTCCGCAGGAGGCCATG GTACATTCAAGGAGCTGCCTCACCTAAAGATATGCTAATCCTTGTGGATGC aagcggGAGTGTGTCTGGCTTGACTCTCAAGCTGATCAGGACCTCCGTCAGTGAGATGTTGGAGACTCTGTCTGACGACGACTACGTCAATGTAGTTTAT TTTAACACCAGGGTGAAGAAGACGGCGTGTTTCGAACATCTGGTCCAAGCCAACGTGAGGAACAAGAAACTGCTGAAGGATGCCGTTCAGAACATCACAGCTAAAGGAATTACTAACTACACAAAAGGTTTTGAGTTTGCTTTTGAGCAGCTCTCTACG ACTAATGTGAGTAGAGCAAACTGCAACAAGATTATTATGCTGTTTACTgacggaggagaagaaagagctcAGGCCATATTAGAGAAGTACAATGCTGAGAAAAAG GTGAGGATCTTCACCTTCTCAGTAGGACAGCACAACTATGATAAAGGGCCGATTCAGTGGATGGCCTGCTCCAACAAAG GTTACTTCTATGAGATTCCTTCCATCGGGGCTATCAGAATAAACACACAG GAGTACCTAGATGTCCTGGGAAGACCAATGGTTTTGGCAGACAAGCAGGCCAAACAAGTCCAATGGACTAATGTATACCTCGATGCTCTG GAACTTGGTCTGGTCATTACTGGAACATTACCTGTCTTCAATAAGACAAAGACCATAGATGACAGGAATGGCGAG CACCAGAATCAATTGATTCTTGGCGTTATGGGAATTGACGTGTCTCTGAATGACATCAAGAAGCTCACGCCACGCTTCACA ATTGGTCCAAATGGGTACTATTTTGCCATTGATCCTAATGGATATGTCCTGCTTCACCCCAATCTTCTGCCAAAG AATCCTAAATTCCAGGAACCTGTTACCCTCGACTTCCTAGACGCAGAGCTGGAAAATGACCTCAAAGTGGAG ACCAGGAGAATGATGATTGACGGGGAGACGGGCGAACGGACCATTGACACACTGGTGAAAACTCAGGATGAG AGGTACATAGACCGAGGAGTCAGGACCTACACGTTTGCGCCGGTCAATGGGACAGATTACAG CCTGGCTCTGGCTCTACCGAGATACAGTGAACACTTCATTCAAGCCAAActgggagatgacctgaaaagAGCCATGTGTGAGTATA ccATGGAAACCATACAACAGGAGAGGTTTGATGAGTTTGGTTACACCTACATTGCTCCAAG GGAGTACTGCAAGGAGCTGAAGTTGTCACCCAACAACACAGAGTTCCTCCTCGACTTTAGTCAGTACATTGATAGCAGCACTCCAGATGCAT GTAATATGTCCCTGGTGAATCGACTAATTCTGGATGCAGGCCTGACAGCTGAACTGGTTAAACTTTGGAACGAGCAGACAGT GGAAGGAATAGTGTCCAGATTTGTTGCCACAGATGGAGGAATAACAAGAGTCTACCCGAGAAG TGCTGGGGAAGAATGGACTGAGAATCCTGAGACATATGAGTCCAGCTTCTACAAAAGGACCCTGGACAATAAAATTTATATTTTCACAGCTCCATCTTTCAGCT CAGAAGGCAGGGAGCCCGTCGCTGAGTCGGGTATTCTAGTCAGCAAAGCAGTGGAACTCACAATTGACGAAGTCACGATCAAACCAGCTG TAGTGGGAGTGAAACTCAATGTCTCCTTCTGGATGAGCATTTTCATGAATGCTACACTGAAGCTGAAT TGTAAAGATGAGATTTGTGGCTGTCTGAGGAATGACAAG catgtagactgtgtCATCTTGGATGATGGGGGATTTCTTCTCATGTCAAACCACGATGAGTACATCACACTG ATAGGTCAGTTCTTTGGCGAGGTGGATCCTGTGCTGATGATCAACCTTGTGAACACCTCCCTGTACTCGTTCAACAAGACCTATGACTACCAGTCCATCTGTGATCCAGAGAAAGACGGCAAGGCAGCAGCAGGACCCCGCTCCGTCTACGTG CCCACCATTGCCGACATGCTGAGTATTGGCTGGTGGGCCTCCAGTGCTGCCTG GTCTATACTACAGCAGCTCTTCTTTGGGCTTGTGTTCCCCAACCTTCTGGAGGCAG CGGAGTCAGCGGAAGATGACATACCGGACGCCATGTTTAAGGAAAGCTGCATCACAGAGCAGACTCAGTACTTCTTTGACAACAATGAAACGTCCTACTCAGGCGTCCTCGACTGTGGAAACTGTTCCAG GATGTATCGTGCTGAGAAGTTGCCAAAGACCAACCTAGTGTTCCTGATCGCCGACGCCAAGGCAACGTGTTTGTCTTGTGACCCGAGGCCACTACGGCAGGCGGAACAGCCCT CTGAAGGTCCAGATCCATGTGAGCTTGCTCAAAATCCCAGATACCGCAAAGGGCCGGATGTATGTTTCGACAACAATGAAGAT GATAAGCCCTTGTGCCCAATCAGCGGATGTTCTACATTAAGTCCTACAcctctcttgttgttgtttctggtgCTGAGTTCAGGCTTAGTCCCCTTACACTGCTTCATGCAGACTCCCTTTGAGTTTTACGATGGTCAATCAGTGTGTCGATAA
- the LOC119196383 gene encoding voltage-dependent calcium channel subunit alpha-2/delta-1 isoform X1: MDTYRVGAWVFLVLLWQDGYLASEFPTQLMIKVWVEQMQKELVTLADSATPGQSLTQIFLKNQHLYTVEQNDAEELVARAARKIEQLLRKRSAALEKLATAAEKLQMEHMWKDDFEGDEISYYNAKDNLDANETEGRKYRIRPDFKEDPSFKRLTDYNHTAVHIPTDIYDGSTIVLNELDWSEALEEVFRKNREDDPTLLWQVYGSATGLARYYPASPWMDSRKTLSKIDLYDVRRRPWYIQGAASPKDMLILVDASGSVSGLTLKLIRTSVSEMLETLSDDDYVNVVYFNTRVKKTACFEHLVQANVRNKKLLKDAVQNITAKGITNYTKGFEFAFEQLSTTNVSRANCNKIIMLFTDGGEERAQAILEKYNAEKKVRIFTFSVGQHNYDKGPIQWMACSNKGYFYEIPSIGAIRINTQEYLDVLGRPMVLADKQAKQVQWTNVYLDALELGLVITGTLPVFNKTKTIDDRNGEHQNQLILGVMGIDVSLNDIKKLTPRFTIGPNGYYFAIDPNGYVLLHPNLLPKNPKFQEPVTLDFLDAELENDLKVETRRMMIDGETGERTIDTLVKTQDERYIDRGVRTYTFAPVNGTDYSLALALPRYSEHFIQAKLGDDLKRAMSSSWGQEAMETIQQERFDEFGYTYIAPREYCKELKLSPNNTEFLLDFSQYIDSSTPDACNMSLVNRLILDAGLTAELVKLWNEQTVEGIVSRFVATDGGITRVYPRSAGEEWTENPETYESSFYKRTLDNKIYIFTAPSFSSEGREPVAESGILVSKAVELTIDEVTIKPAVVGVKLNVSFWMSIFMNATLKLNCKDEICGCLRNDKHVDCVILDDGGFLLMSNHDEYITLIGQFFGEVDPVLMINLVNTSLYSFNKTYDYQSICDPEKDGKAAAGPRSVYVPTIADMLSIGWWASSAAWSILQQLFFGLVFPNLLEAAESAEDDIPDAMFKESCITEQTQYFFDNNETSYSGVLDCGNCSRMYRAEKLPKTNLVFLIADAKATCLSCDPRPLRQAEQPSEGPDPCELAQNPRYRKGPDVCFDNNEDEDDSDCGGGTSLSMCLWPMLGLQLLLWVITALQNS; this comes from the exons GATAAAGGTATGGGTTGAACAGATGCAGAAAGAGCTTGTGACCCTGGCAGACTCGGCTACACCTGGACAAAGCCTCACTCAG ATTTTTCTAAAAAACCAACACCTGTACACTGTGGAGCAAAATGACGCAGAGGAGCTTGTGGCAAGAGCAGCCCGGAAAATTGAACAGCTGCTGCGGAAGAGGTCTGCTGCCTTGGAG AAATTGGCCACAGCTGCGGAGAAGCTACAGATGGAGCATATGTGGAAAGACGACTTTGAG GGTGATGAAATCTCTTACTACAACGCAAAGGACAAT cTGGATGCAAATGAGACGGAGGGAAGAAAATATAGGATCCGGCCGGATTTTAAAGAGGATCCATCGTTTAAACGTTTGACTGACTACAACCACACGGCTGTCCACATCCCCACTGACATCTATGATGGct ccACCATTGTGCTAAATGAACTGGACTGGTCGGAGGCATTAGAGGAGGTGTTTAGAAAGAACAGAGAGGACGACCCGACTCTGCTCTGGCAGGTGTATGGCAGCGCTACGGGGCTAGCTCGCTACTATCCAG CTTCTCCCTGGATGGATTCTCGCAAGACCCTGAGTAAAATTGATCTTTATGATGTCCGCAGGAGGCCATG GTACATTCAAGGAGCTGCCTCACCTAAAGATATGCTAATCCTTGTGGATGC aagcggGAGTGTGTCTGGCTTGACTCTCAAGCTGATCAGGACCTCCGTCAGTGAGATGTTGGAGACTCTGTCTGACGACGACTACGTCAATGTAGTTTAT TTTAACACCAGGGTGAAGAAGACGGCGTGTTTCGAACATCTGGTCCAAGCCAACGTGAGGAACAAGAAACTGCTGAAGGATGCCGTTCAGAACATCACAGCTAAAGGAATTACTAACTACACAAAAGGTTTTGAGTTTGCTTTTGAGCAGCTCTCTACG ACTAATGTGAGTAGAGCAAACTGCAACAAGATTATTATGCTGTTTACTgacggaggagaagaaagagctcAGGCCATATTAGAGAAGTACAATGCTGAGAAAAAG GTGAGGATCTTCACCTTCTCAGTAGGACAGCACAACTATGATAAAGGGCCGATTCAGTGGATGGCCTGCTCCAACAAAG GTTACTTCTATGAGATTCCTTCCATCGGGGCTATCAGAATAAACACACAG GAGTACCTAGATGTCCTGGGAAGACCAATGGTTTTGGCAGACAAGCAGGCCAAACAAGTCCAATGGACTAATGTATACCTCGATGCTCTG GAACTTGGTCTGGTCATTACTGGAACATTACCTGTCTTCAATAAGACAAAGACCATAGATGACAGGAATGGCGAG CACCAGAATCAATTGATTCTTGGCGTTATGGGAATTGACGTGTCTCTGAATGACATCAAGAAGCTCACGCCACGCTTCACA ATTGGTCCAAATGGGTACTATTTTGCCATTGATCCTAATGGATATGTCCTGCTTCACCCCAATCTTCTGCCAAAG AATCCTAAATTCCAGGAACCTGTTACCCTCGACTTCCTAGACGCAGAGCTGGAAAATGACCTCAAAGTGGAG ACCAGGAGAATGATGATTGACGGGGAGACGGGCGAACGGACCATTGACACACTGGTGAAAACTCAGGATGAG AGGTACATAGACCGAGGAGTCAGGACCTACACGTTTGCGCCGGTCAATGGGACAGATTACAG CCTGGCTCTGGCTCTACCGAGATACAGTGAACACTTCATTCAAGCCAAActgggagatgacctgaaaagAGCCATGT CTTCTTCTTGGG GCCAAGAAG ccATGGAAACCATACAACAGGAGAGGTTTGATGAGTTTGGTTACACCTACATTGCTCCAAG GGAGTACTGCAAGGAGCTGAAGTTGTCACCCAACAACACAGAGTTCCTCCTCGACTTTAGTCAGTACATTGATAGCAGCACTCCAGATGCAT GTAATATGTCCCTGGTGAATCGACTAATTCTGGATGCAGGCCTGACAGCTGAACTGGTTAAACTTTGGAACGAGCAGACAGT GGAAGGAATAGTGTCCAGATTTGTTGCCACAGATGGAGGAATAACAAGAGTCTACCCGAGAAG TGCTGGGGAAGAATGGACTGAGAATCCTGAGACATATGAGTCCAGCTTCTACAAAAGGACCCTGGACAATAAAATTTATATTTTCACAGCTCCATCTTTCAGCT CAGAAGGCAGGGAGCCCGTCGCTGAGTCGGGTATTCTAGTCAGCAAAGCAGTGGAACTCACAATTGACGAAGTCACGATCAAACCAGCTG TAGTGGGAGTGAAACTCAATGTCTCCTTCTGGATGAGCATTTTCATGAATGCTACACTGAAGCTGAAT TGTAAAGATGAGATTTGTGGCTGTCTGAGGAATGACAAG catgtagactgtgtCATCTTGGATGATGGGGGATTTCTTCTCATGTCAAACCACGATGAGTACATCACACTG ATAGGTCAGTTCTTTGGCGAGGTGGATCCTGTGCTGATGATCAACCTTGTGAACACCTCCCTGTACTCGTTCAACAAGACCTATGACTACCAGTCCATCTGTGATCCAGAGAAAGACGGCAAGGCAGCAGCAGGACCCCGCTCCGTCTACGTG CCCACCATTGCCGACATGCTGAGTATTGGCTGGTGGGCCTCCAGTGCTGCCTG GTCTATACTACAGCAGCTCTTCTTTGGGCTTGTGTTCCCCAACCTTCTGGAGGCAG CGGAGTCAGCGGAAGATGACATACCGGACGCCATGTTTAAGGAAAGCTGCATCACAGAGCAGACTCAGTACTTCTTTGACAACAATGAAACGTCCTACTCAGGCGTCCTCGACTGTGGAAACTGTTCCAG GATGTATCGTGCTGAGAAGTTGCCAAAGACCAACCTAGTGTTCCTGATCGCCGACGCCAAGGCAACGTGTTTGTCTTGTGACCCGAGGCCACTACGGCAGGCGGAACAGCCCT CTGAAGGTCCAGATCCATGTGAGCTTGCTCAAAATCCCAGATACCGCAAAGGGCCGGATGTATGTTTCGACAACAATGAAGAT GAAGATGATTCTGACTGTGGCGGAGGGACCAGCCTAAGCATGTGTCTTTGGCCGATGCTTGGACTCCAACTACTGCTGTGGGTCATCACAGCTTTACAGAACTCATga